The Arthrobacter sp. NicSoilC5 genome has a window encoding:
- a CDS encoding sugar kinase yields MTVDLLTFGESMVSLRSTGPLASGGTLNMQVAGAESNVAIGVARLGHTAAWAGSVGADPHGEFILKQLRGEGIQLHHSVHPERSTGVMFLEQRTADLSRAFYYRAGSAGSTISRAHVSAALDGGARILHLTGITAALSTEARDAVEYAAERAAGDGVVVSLDVNYRSKLWSRDQARAVLGPLARHATIVIASDDELDLIAPPQAGSGAAGTATDEASEAARLLDAGVSEVVVKRGAAGAAVYTAEGRLEAPALAVTCVDTVGAGDAFTAGYLSARLDGVDTAGRLHHGILAGAFAVSTRGDWEGLPRREELALLDAARGSTVR; encoded by the coding sequence GTGACGGTGGACCTGCTGACCTTCGGCGAGTCCATGGTCTCGCTCCGGTCCACCGGCCCGCTGGCCTCCGGCGGGACCCTGAACATGCAGGTGGCCGGGGCGGAATCGAACGTCGCCATCGGCGTTGCCCGCCTTGGCCACACGGCGGCCTGGGCCGGGTCCGTGGGGGCGGACCCGCACGGCGAGTTCATCCTGAAGCAGCTCCGGGGCGAGGGTATCCAGTTGCACCACAGCGTCCACCCGGAGCGGAGCACTGGGGTGATGTTCCTGGAGCAGCGCACCGCAGACCTCAGCCGGGCCTTCTACTACCGCGCAGGGTCCGCGGGGTCCACCATCTCGCGTGCGCACGTGTCCGCCGCGCTGGATGGCGGCGCCCGGATCCTGCACCTGACCGGCATCACCGCAGCGCTCAGCACGGAAGCCCGGGACGCCGTGGAATACGCCGCGGAACGGGCGGCCGGTGATGGTGTAGTGGTCAGCCTCGACGTGAACTACCGCAGCAAGCTTTGGTCCCGGGACCAGGCGAGGGCGGTGCTCGGCCCCTTGGCGCGGCACGCCACCATTGTCATCGCGTCCGACGACGAACTGGACCTGATTGCCCCACCCCAAGCGGGGAGCGGGGCGGCAGGGACTGCTACGGACGAAGCTTCCGAGGCGGCCCGGCTGCTCGACGCCGGAGTCAGCGAAGTGGTGGTGAAGCGCGGCGCAGCAGGCGCCGCCGTCTATACCGCTGAAGGACGCCTGGAAGCACCGGCCCTCGCCGTGACCTGCGTGGACACTGTTGGGGCCGGAGACGCCTTCACCGCCGGCTACCTATCCGCGCGGCTCGACGGCGTCGATACCGCCGGCCGCCTGCACCACGGCATCCTGGCAGGCGCCTTCGCCGTCAGCACGCGAGGCGACTGGGAAGGGCTGCCCCGTCGCGAGGAGCTTGCCCTGCTTGATGCCGCCCGGGGCAGCACCGTGCGCTGA
- the manD gene encoding D-mannonate dehydratase ManD, with protein sequence MKIVAADVFVTSPSRNFVTLRITTEDGVTGIGDATLNGRELAVAAYLKEHVAQLLIGKDPHRIEDTWQFLYRSSYWRRGPVTMAAIAAVDMALWDIKGKLAGMPVYQLLGGASRNGLRAYGHASGSDIESLFDSVREHLELGYKSIRIQTAVPGIKAVYGVAAQAQASGERYDYEPAGRGAFPVEEDWDTRAYLRHLPTVFEAVRNEFGPEIPLLHDGHHRMTPIQAAKLGKALEPYDLFWLEDCTPAENQEGLRLVRQHTTTPLAIGEIFNTVWDYQTLIKEQLIDYVRAASTHFGGISPLKKVMDFAAQYQIKSGFHGPTDISPVGFAAQLHVGLAIHNYGIQEYMQHSDKTNEVFEQSMTFVDGYLHPGDKPGIGVEFNEEAAAAYPYQQAYLPYNRLVDGTVHDW encoded by the coding sequence ATGAAAATCGTTGCCGCCGATGTGTTCGTTACCAGCCCTTCCCGGAACTTTGTGACCCTCCGGATCACCACCGAGGATGGTGTGACAGGTATTGGCGATGCCACGCTGAACGGCCGCGAGCTCGCGGTCGCCGCGTATCTGAAGGAGCACGTCGCGCAGCTGCTGATCGGCAAGGACCCGCACCGGATCGAGGACACCTGGCAGTTCCTGTACCGGTCTTCGTACTGGCGGCGCGGCCCCGTGACCATGGCTGCCATCGCTGCCGTGGACATGGCGTTGTGGGATATCAAGGGCAAGCTCGCCGGGATGCCGGTCTACCAGCTCCTCGGTGGTGCGTCCCGGAACGGGCTGCGGGCGTACGGGCACGCCTCGGGGTCCGATATCGAGTCCCTGTTCGACTCGGTCCGCGAACACCTCGAGCTCGGGTACAAGTCGATCCGCATCCAGACCGCAGTGCCGGGCATCAAGGCAGTTTATGGTGTTGCCGCGCAGGCGCAGGCGTCGGGGGAGCGGTATGACTACGAACCGGCCGGGCGGGGTGCGTTCCCGGTGGAGGAGGACTGGGACACCCGCGCGTACTTACGGCACCTGCCCACCGTCTTTGAAGCGGTGCGGAACGAGTTTGGTCCGGAGATCCCGCTGCTGCATGACGGGCATCACCGGATGACGCCGATCCAGGCCGCGAAGCTGGGCAAGGCGCTGGAGCCGTATGACTTGTTCTGGTTGGAGGACTGCACCCCGGCGGAGAACCAGGAGGGGTTGCGCCTGGTGCGGCAGCACACCACCACGCCGTTGGCGATCGGGGAGATTTTCAATACCGTGTGGGATTACCAGACGCTGATCAAGGAACAGCTGATCGACTACGTCCGGGCCGCGTCCACGCACTTCGGCGGAATATCGCCGCTGAAGAAGGTGATGGATTTCGCCGCGCAGTACCAGATCAAGTCCGGGTTCCACGGACCGACGGACATTTCCCCGGTGGGGTTCGCGGCACAGCTGCACGTGGGCCTGGCGATCCATAACTACGGGATCCAGGAGTACATGCAGCACTCGGATAAGACCAACGAGGTCTTCGAGCAGTCCATGACCTTCGTGGATGGCTACCTGCACCCGGGCGACAAGCCGGGCATCGGCGTCGAATTCAACGAAGAAGCCGCCGCAGCCTACCCCTACCAGCAGGCCTACCTGCCCTACAACCGCCTGGTCGACGGCACTGTCCACGACTGGTAA
- a CDS encoding PaaX family transcriptional regulator C-terminal domain-containing protein, with product MTSEPHTSPGHPANARIAAEQVNFPRPLKGSASQHLVVTMLADYWRGSAAWLPSRLIVALAGSLGLSSSAASTALSRLAGRDVLEQSNAGRTSRYRFTPEAKARLDIGVGQIGGFGSQERRWDGMWTVVAFTVPESSREMRDLLRSRLKWLGFAPLYGAVWVSAWDTADELEDSCRHLGVENYAIFRTPEAELRGRPLIEAWDLEDLRRQYTPFIDRYGRKARTLDPQRLSGAEAFKLRTEVIDAWRAFPWEDPGLPPELLPREFPLFEARRIFVTLYNSLADAAAAYVEETAVRLAPDLAGEIRAFRVKA from the coding sequence GTGACCTCAGAGCCCCATACCTCCCCCGGCCATCCCGCCAACGCCCGGATTGCCGCCGAACAGGTCAATTTCCCCCGGCCCCTGAAGGGGTCCGCGTCCCAGCACCTCGTGGTGACAATGCTTGCGGACTACTGGCGGGGCTCCGCCGCGTGGCTGCCGTCCCGGCTGATTGTGGCGCTGGCTGGCTCCCTTGGCCTCAGTTCCTCTGCAGCCTCAACTGCGTTGAGCCGCCTGGCCGGGCGCGACGTTCTTGAACAGTCGAATGCCGGGCGTACGTCCCGCTACCGGTTCACACCGGAAGCGAAGGCCCGCCTGGACATCGGCGTGGGCCAAATCGGCGGCTTCGGTTCCCAGGAGCGCCGGTGGGACGGGATGTGGACCGTGGTGGCGTTCACCGTTCCGGAGAGCTCCCGGGAAATGCGCGACCTGCTGCGCAGCCGGCTCAAGTGGCTGGGCTTCGCTCCCCTGTATGGAGCCGTGTGGGTTTCGGCATGGGACACGGCTGACGAATTGGAGGACTCCTGCCGGCACCTGGGAGTGGAAAACTACGCCATCTTCCGCACGCCCGAGGCGGAATTGCGCGGCCGGCCTTTGATTGAGGCGTGGGACCTGGAGGACTTGCGGCGGCAGTACACGCCGTTCATCGACAGGTACGGCCGGAAGGCCCGGACCCTCGACCCGCAACGGCTGAGCGGCGCCGAGGCGTTCAAGCTGCGGACCGAGGTCATCGATGCTTGGCGGGCGTTCCCGTGGGAGGACCCCGGATTGCCGCCGGAACTCCTGCCCCGTGAATTTCCGCTGTTCGAGGCCCGACGGATCTTTGTCACCCTCTACAACTCACTGGCGGACGCTGCCGCCGCGTATGTGGAGGAAACCGCCGTCCGGCTCGCGCCTGATCTCGCCGGCGAAATCCGGGCGTTCCGGGTCAAGGCTTAG
- a CDS encoding MFS transporter, which produces MTAGPSPVTPLSPDAISVPVSTEQGTQNARRAAVASFIGSTLEYYDFFIYGSASALIFNKIFFPGIDPALGMVLSMATIGIGYVVRPLAAGVIGHFGDRIGRRQMLVLTLVLMGVATFLIGCLPPVSAIGAAAPVLLVLLRALQGASAAGESVGAVTMTMEHAPTHKRAFYASWVNTGAVAGIMLASLAFLGVSLLPQDDLLAWGWRLPFLASILVVAVGLYIRLRLPESEVFEAAKEEDHKHELPIKVVLRDHWATILKVILFGLWSVVSSVFAAFGLAYAGKLGVPAAIMLTVTIVTAALGIIVQPYAGILADRIGRKPVFITGNIVCAGAVFAFFWSISAGSIPLIFATAILFMTVGYGMVNPLGPSMTAEMFETRIRYTGAATASQLGLVVTGFAPAIAAAIVQPGPDGWLPVAVFTAACCLVSAVVTAVWVKETYRTRTEDLGKRPVQAA; this is translated from the coding sequence ATGACCGCAGGTCCCAGTCCGGTGACGCCGTTGTCCCCGGACGCCATATCAGTTCCCGTATCCACCGAACAGGGCACGCAGAATGCCCGCCGGGCAGCAGTCGCCAGCTTCATCGGCAGCACCCTCGAGTACTACGACTTCTTCATCTACGGCTCAGCCTCGGCACTGATCTTCAACAAGATCTTCTTCCCGGGCATCGACCCCGCCCTCGGCATGGTCCTTTCCATGGCCACCATTGGTATCGGCTACGTGGTGCGGCCCCTGGCTGCCGGCGTGATTGGCCACTTCGGCGACCGGATCGGGCGCCGGCAGATGCTGGTCCTGACGCTGGTCCTCATGGGAGTGGCCACGTTCCTGATCGGCTGCCTTCCTCCGGTGTCCGCCATCGGTGCCGCCGCGCCGGTCCTGCTGGTCCTCCTGCGCGCGCTGCAGGGAGCCTCGGCCGCCGGCGAATCAGTCGGTGCCGTCACCATGACCATGGAACACGCCCCCACCCACAAGCGGGCCTTCTACGCCAGCTGGGTCAACACCGGAGCGGTGGCAGGCATCATGCTGGCGTCGCTGGCATTCCTTGGTGTTTCGCTCCTGCCGCAGGACGACCTGCTCGCGTGGGGATGGCGCCTGCCGTTCCTTGCCAGCATCCTGGTGGTCGCGGTGGGTCTGTACATCCGTCTCCGCCTCCCGGAATCGGAAGTGTTCGAGGCCGCCAAGGAGGAGGACCACAAGCACGAACTGCCCATCAAGGTGGTCCTGCGCGACCACTGGGCCACGATCCTGAAGGTGATCCTCTTCGGCCTGTGGAGCGTGGTTTCCTCGGTGTTCGCGGCCTTCGGGCTGGCCTACGCCGGCAAGCTCGGGGTTCCCGCGGCCATCATGCTCACGGTCACCATCGTCACCGCGGCCCTGGGCATCATCGTCCAGCCGTACGCCGGCATCCTGGCGGACCGGATCGGACGCAAGCCGGTGTTCATTACCGGCAACATCGTCTGCGCAGGGGCAGTCTTTGCCTTCTTCTGGTCGATCAGCGCGGGCTCCATCCCGCTGATCTTCGCCACGGCCATCCTCTTCATGACCGTCGGCTACGGCATGGTCAACCCGCTCGGCCCTTCCATGACCGCGGAAATGTTCGAGACCAGGATCCGCTACACCGGAGCAGCCACTGCCTCCCAGCTGGGGCTCGTCGTCACCGGTTTCGCCCCCGCCATTGCCGCCGCCATCGTCCAGCCCGGCCCTGACGGCTGGTTGCCCGTTGCCGTCTTCACGGCCGCCTGCTGCCTGGTCTCCGCCGTCGTGACCGCCGTGTGGGTCAAGGAGACCTACCGGACCAGGACCGAAGACCTCGGCAAGCGGCCCGTCCAGGCCGCCTGA
- a CDS encoding CocE/NonD family hydrolase: protein MRYPVVVDGDVEATMTDGTILRSTVYRPDAPGSTFPVLLTRTPYGRDLAVNSAYFNPVTVAAAGYVVVMQDCRGRFGSDGRFEPSVNEASDGAATVEWAARLPWSNGRVGMWGRSYFAETQWRAARYAPAGLQALAPGVSAGGNANNGALYRGGAHELGSRLAWGHGSISLNELMREHRDDPERRAKELQEWLALDAGFADGSCYRVLPLRDLEPRLGTFVRNEVAPSAGEGPGSEFCRLWDSASDVAVPLPTLHIGGWFDIFAPNTLDQYRRQAALSRTRRGIEPRLILGPWTHTNLSGGYADIHFGAAASAGIVDGRGDLSSLHTAWFDEVLKGDGEAIAAVPKVLLYFLGENRWRGFDDLPAPSRQRSWFLAAEGDLLDQAGADGTVGYAYDPLDPVPTTGGATMLAGAFPAGPARQDAVEARADVAVFTTGPFTEATTIFGAVTGTLFASSSAVDTDWVVRLCRVSADGVSLGIADGIVRASWRDAYAETGLFKEGCPPSPIEPDRVYEYTISLWETALTFAPGERLRVQVTSSCHPRWDRNLNTGMLAYDSGAAVTANQRIHVGAAFPSRLTVGIL from the coding sequence GTGCGCTACCCGGTCGTCGTCGACGGCGATGTTGAAGCAACCATGACCGACGGAACCATCCTCCGGTCCACCGTTTACCGGCCGGACGCGCCGGGCAGCACCTTCCCGGTGCTGCTCACGCGCACTCCCTATGGGCGGGACCTGGCGGTCAACTCGGCGTACTTCAATCCTGTGACCGTTGCGGCGGCCGGGTATGTGGTGGTGATGCAGGACTGCCGCGGCAGGTTCGGCTCCGATGGCAGGTTTGAGCCTTCGGTCAATGAAGCGTCCGACGGCGCCGCGACAGTGGAGTGGGCCGCCCGCCTTCCATGGTCCAACGGCCGCGTGGGCATGTGGGGCCGGTCCTACTTCGCGGAAACCCAGTGGCGTGCCGCCCGGTACGCCCCGGCCGGGCTGCAGGCCCTGGCTCCGGGTGTCTCGGCGGGCGGCAATGCCAACAACGGCGCCCTGTACCGGGGCGGTGCCCACGAGCTGGGCAGCCGCCTTGCCTGGGGTCACGGCTCGATTTCCCTGAATGAGCTCATGCGTGAACACCGTGACGATCCCGAGCGGCGCGCCAAGGAGCTCCAGGAATGGCTGGCCCTGGACGCCGGCTTTGCCGACGGCTCCTGCTACCGCGTCCTGCCGCTGCGGGACCTGGAACCCCGGCTCGGCACTTTCGTGCGCAACGAGGTGGCGCCGTCCGCGGGCGAGGGCCCCGGAAGTGAGTTCTGCCGGCTGTGGGATTCCGCCTCCGACGTTGCCGTGCCGCTGCCAACCCTGCACATCGGCGGCTGGTTCGACATCTTCGCCCCCAACACCCTGGACCAGTACCGCCGCCAGGCGGCCCTCAGCCGTACCCGCCGCGGCATCGAGCCGCGCCTCATCCTGGGGCCCTGGACGCACACCAACCTCTCCGGCGGCTACGCGGACATCCACTTCGGGGCGGCCGCTTCCGCCGGCATCGTCGATGGCCGCGGAGATCTGTCGTCCCTCCACACCGCGTGGTTCGACGAGGTCCTTAAGGGGGACGGAGAGGCCATTGCCGCGGTCCCCAAGGTGCTGCTGTACTTCCTGGGCGAGAACCGGTGGCGTGGCTTCGATGACCTGCCGGCCCCTTCGCGGCAGAGGTCGTGGTTCCTTGCCGCTGAGGGGGATTTGCTGGACCAGGCGGGCGCGGACGGAACCGTGGGGTACGCCTACGATCCGCTTGATCCGGTACCCACCACCGGCGGTGCCACCATGCTGGCCGGCGCGTTCCCCGCGGGCCCGGCACGGCAGGACGCCGTGGAGGCGCGGGCCGACGTCGCCGTCTTCACCACCGGGCCCTTCACCGAGGCCACGACCATTTTCGGCGCTGTCACCGGCACCCTGTTCGCCTCATCCAGCGCCGTGGACACGGACTGGGTGGTCCGGCTCTGCAGGGTGTCGGCGGACGGGGTCTCTCTGGGCATTGCCGACGGGATTGTCCGGGCGTCCTGGCGCGACGCCTATGCGGAAACCGGGCTGTTCAAGGAGGGGTGCCCGCCGTCCCCCATCGAGCCGGACCGGGTCTACGAGTACACCATCTCCCTCTGGGAGACGGCGCTGACCTTTGCGCCGGGGGAGCGGCTGCGCGTGCAGGTCACCTCCAGCTGCCATCCGCGCTGGGACCGGAACCTCAATACCGGCATGCTGGCCTATGACTCGGGGGCGGCTGTCACCGCCAACCAGCGGATCCACGTGGGCGCCGCCTTCCCCAGCCGCCTGACGGTGGGGATCCTGTGA
- a CDS encoding DUF3237 domain-containing protein, translating to MRTPAPPPLEFLAQLSVNVQAPIDAGPAPTGHRRIVPITGGTVTGPSLTGTVLPGGADFQLLHSPELTELDARYMLETSDGALIHVHNSALRHGSAADIARLNRGEAVDPAAIYFRCSLRFSTASEEWSWLNHVVAVGTGERYQDAVRIAVFIVR from the coding sequence GTGAGGACGCCCGCCCCGCCGCCGCTGGAGTTCCTCGCCCAGCTCAGCGTCAACGTGCAGGCGCCCATCGACGCCGGGCCCGCCCCCACCGGCCACCGCAGGATTGTGCCGATCACCGGGGGTACCGTAACCGGGCCCTCGCTCACCGGCACAGTGCTGCCCGGCGGTGCCGACTTCCAGCTCCTGCACAGCCCGGAACTGACCGAGCTCGACGCCCGCTATATGCTCGAAACCAGTGACGGGGCATTGATCCACGTGCACAACAGCGCCTTGCGGCATGGCTCGGCGGCGGACATCGCCAGGCTCAACCGTGGCGAAGCGGTGGATCCGGCCGCCATCTACTTCCGGTGTTCACTCCGGTTCTCCACGGCGTCCGAAGAATGGTCGTGGCTCAACCACGTGGTTGCCGTCGGTACCGGCGAGCGGTACCAGGACGCAGTGAGGATCGCCGTCTTCATCGTCCGCTGA
- a CDS encoding class I SAM-dependent methyltransferase, with product MNEVSAFYTGPGQLLAAISSALDAAGVDRTALRPADLAAVDEFHIRGRRATLEIIEALGLTADSQVLDLGSGLGGPARTLAEMTGCTVTGVDLTPEFCQVATALSEWTGLSGRTRFHVGDATATGLPDESVDAAMTVHVAMNIPDKHALYAEAFRVLRPGGRFVVYDVLQGEGGEVHYPVPWAADPSTSFPATLEDMRRLLPAAGFDVISELDSSDESLFWFQHMRAKIQREGPPPVTFATFLGDSFAQMTANQVTNLAERRIRTVMFVCSRP from the coding sequence ATGAATGAGGTTTCGGCCTTTTATACCGGCCCCGGTCAGCTTTTGGCGGCCATCAGTTCTGCCCTGGATGCGGCCGGCGTGGACCGTACGGCGCTGCGGCCGGCCGACCTCGCTGCTGTCGACGAATTCCATATCCGTGGACGCAGGGCGACGCTGGAAATCATCGAAGCGCTCGGCCTTACTGCAGATTCCCAAGTGCTCGATCTCGGCAGCGGATTGGGCGGCCCCGCCCGGACGCTCGCCGAGATGACGGGGTGCACGGTGACCGGGGTGGACCTGACACCCGAGTTCTGCCAGGTAGCGACGGCGCTTTCGGAGTGGACAGGCTTGTCCGGCCGCACCCGCTTCCACGTTGGGGACGCCACAGCCACCGGCCTTCCGGACGAGTCTGTGGATGCCGCAATGACCGTGCATGTGGCGATGAACATCCCGGACAAGCACGCGCTGTATGCCGAGGCCTTCCGGGTCCTGCGGCCCGGCGGCAGGTTCGTGGTTTACGACGTGCTGCAGGGTGAAGGCGGCGAGGTTCACTACCCGGTGCCATGGGCCGCCGACCCCTCAACGAGCTTTCCCGCGACCCTGGAGGACATGCGCCGGCTCCTCCCTGCGGCAGGTTTCGACGTTATCTCTGAGCTCGACTCCTCGGACGAAAGCCTTTTCTGGTTCCAGCACATGCGTGCCAAAATCCAGCGGGAAGGGCCACCACCGGTGACCTTCGCGACCTTCCTTGGCGACAGCTTCGCGCAGATGACAGCAAACCAGGTGACCAACCTCGCCGAGCGGCGCATCCGGACGGTCATGTTCGTGTGCTCGCGGCCGTGA